A single uncultured Methanobrevibacter sp. DNA region contains:
- a CDS encoding 4Fe-4S binding protein, whose amino-acid sequence MVVQMPKHIASGLKYLAAVKLKDAGKSHQAIADELGVDRSTISHYLNGRNLSWNSIDVARTIIDLCPRDFLKMTEAVFDEPEQSHKIVNICRERDFEVIIEDSCIGCGLCVNACTMRAINLESLKAHANSIQCCGCQLCSDECPTNSIKILEIEYD is encoded by the coding sequence ATGGTGGTTCAAATGCCGAAACATATTGCATCTGGTCTAAAATATTTGGCTGCGGTCAAGTTGAAAGATGCTGGCAAAAGTCACCAAGCAATTGCTGATGAGTTAGGCGTTGACAGGTCTACCATATCTCATTATCTGAATGGTAGAAATCTCTCTTGGAACTCTATTGATGTTGCAAGAACAATCATCGACCTATGTCCCAGAGATTTCTTGAAAATGACCGAGGCGGTATTTGATGAACCAGAACAGAGTCATAAAATTGTGAATATTTGCAGAGAAAGAGATTTCGAAGTAATTATAGAAGATTCTTGTATTGGTTGCGGCTTATGTGTAAATGCATGTACAATGAGAGCTATTAATTTAGAATCATTGAAAGCCCATGCGAACTCCATACAATGTTGTGGTTGTCAGCTATGTAGCGATGAGTGCCCAACTAATTCTATAAAAATTTTGGAGATTGAATATGATTAG